In a genomic window of Mycolicibacillus parakoreensis:
- a CDS encoding DUF4245 domain-containing protein produces MTSQPQPAPKPDKPRLLQDGRDMFWSLGPLVLACIVLAGLVGMCSFAPGGVHDGPVPDYDAAAALHADAATLGFPVRLPRLPEGWQPNSGTRGSIEAGRTDPASGRAGRAVTSTVGFLSPTGQYLGLIQSDADEEKLVASLQPQAHPTGVEDVDGTTWVVYEGADVEPVWTTRLSAPAGTAQVAITGAGSTAEFHTLAAAVQSQPPLPADG; encoded by the coding sequence GTGACTAGCCAGCCGCAGCCCGCACCCAAACCGGACAAACCGCGGTTGCTGCAAGACGGCCGCGACATGTTCTGGTCGCTGGGGCCGCTGGTGCTCGCCTGCATCGTGCTGGCCGGCCTGGTCGGGATGTGCTCGTTCGCCCCCGGCGGAGTCCACGACGGCCCGGTCCCCGACTACGACGCCGCCGCCGCGCTGCACGCCGACGCCGCCACGCTGGGATTCCCGGTGCGGCTGCCGCGGCTGCCCGAGGGCTGGCAGCCCAACTCCGGCACCCGCGGCAGCATCGAGGCCGGCCGCACCGACCCCGCCAGTGGGCGGGCGGGCCGCGCGGTGACCTCCACGGTCGGTTTCCTCAGCCCGACGGGGCAGTACCTGGGGCTCATCCAGAGCGACGCCGACGAGGAGAAACTCGTCGCCAGCCTGCAGCCGCAGGCCCACCCGACCGGAGTCGAGGACGTCGACGGCACCACCTGGGTGGTCTATGAGGGCGCCGACGTCGAACCGGTCTGGACGACCCGGCTGAGCGCGCCCGCCGGCACCGCCCAGGTGGCGATCACCGGCGCGGGCAGCACCGCGGAGTTTCACACGCTGGCCGCCGCCGTGCAGTCCCAACCGCCGTTGCCGGCCGACGGGTAG
- a CDS encoding AI-2E family transporter gives MEQDFTGTQRRALAVATVAALAFGAYFLRSYFVLIVVAAVGAYLFTPLFTRLNRRLPTGLSATGTLLAALAIVFIPIGGCLVLAVMQVSRMVDQVTDWVGDTSPDKLGEKALTVVNDTLERLPYVEVTVTPEMLRSGMIRVGQEGGEWLLGQVQGAVGGIAGAVASAIIFIYVFLALLIHRDRIQTLIRQLNPLGEEVTDLYLAKMGSMVRGTVSGQFVIALCQGVAGAASIYLGGFHRGFFIFAILLTALSIIPLGGGIVTMPFGIGMMFFGNVVGGAFVFLFHLLVVTNIDNVLRPFLVPRDARLHPALMLLAVFAGITMFGFWGIVIGPVIMIVIVTTLDVYLAVYRGAELQAAPDGERGEPGPRWLQGVRARLARR, from the coding sequence CTGGAGCAGGATTTCACCGGCACCCAGCGTCGCGCCCTGGCGGTCGCCACCGTCGCGGCGCTGGCGTTCGGGGCGTATTTCCTGCGCAGCTACTTCGTGCTGATCGTGGTCGCCGCGGTCGGGGCGTATCTGTTCACCCCGCTGTTCACCCGGCTCAACCGGCGGCTGCCGACCGGGCTGTCGGCCACCGGCACGCTGCTGGCGGCGCTGGCGATCGTGTTCATCCCGATCGGCGGCTGCCTGGTGCTCGCGGTCATGCAGGTCTCGCGCATGGTCGACCAGGTCACCGACTGGGTCGGCGACACCAGCCCGGACAAGTTGGGCGAGAAGGCGCTCACCGTGGTCAACGACACCCTCGAGCGGTTGCCCTACGTCGAGGTGACGGTGACCCCGGAGATGCTGCGCAGCGGCATGATCCGGGTCGGGCAGGAGGGCGGCGAGTGGCTGCTGGGCCAGGTGCAGGGCGCCGTCGGCGGCATCGCCGGCGCGGTCGCCTCGGCGATCATCTTCATCTACGTCTTTTTGGCGCTGTTGATCCACCGCGACCGAATCCAGACCCTGATCCGCCAGCTCAACCCGCTCGGCGAGGAGGTCACCGACCTGTACCTGGCCAAGATGGGCTCGATGGTCCGCGGCACCGTCAGCGGGCAGTTCGTCATCGCGCTGTGTCAGGGGGTGGCCGGTGCCGCCTCGATCTACCTCGGCGGTTTCCACCGCGGGTTCTTCATCTTCGCGATCCTTTTGACGGCGCTGTCGATCATCCCGCTCGGCGGCGGCATCGTGACCATGCCGTTCGGGATCGGGATGATGTTCTTCGGCAACGTCGTCGGCGGGGCGTTCGTCTTCCTGTTCCACCTGCTGGTGGTGACCAACATCGACAATGTGCTGCGCCCGTTCCTGGTGCCCCGCGACGCCCGGCTGCACCCGGCGCTGATGTTGCTGGCGGTCTTCGCCGGGATCACGATGTTCGGTTTCTGGGGCATCGTGATCGGGCCGGTGATCATGATCGTCATCGTCACCACCCTCGACGTCTACCTGGCCGTCTACCGGGGCGCGGAGCTGCAGGCGGCGCCGGACGGCGAGCGCGGCGAGCCCGGCCCGCGCTGGCTGCAGGGGGTGCGGGCGCGGCTGGCCCGCCGCTGA